The Sphaerospermopsis torques-reginae ITEP-024 genome has a window encoding:
- a CDS encoding ABC transporter permease → MAKKPPQLYRHPFQWLPPLSLLAPSGIWLLLLLLLPTLIILQLSLVKDIRPGDLVNPNGIDNYIRILEPLYLRVIFNSLFLAVNTTIICLIVGFPVAYWIAQMSPKRWRNLLLLGFILPLWTSSLLRSYAWITILRPTGLLNSLLTSIGLPALELLNRTPAVLIGMSYSLLPYMVLVLYASLEKLDRRLLEAAADLGANPVQTFLRVTVPQVFPGIAAGSLLVLITALGDFIDPELLGGASSMTAARLVYNQFLGATQNWGFGSALSMTLILVVSIALALVIKFGEVTPQK, encoded by the coding sequence ATTGCTAAAAAACCACCACAATTATATCGTCATCCTTTCCAATGGTTGCCTCCTTTATCCTTACTTGCACCATCGGGTATTTGGTTATTACTCTTATTGTTGCTGCCCACATTAATAATTTTACAATTGAGTTTAGTTAAGGATATCCGACCAGGTGATCTTGTCAATCCTAATGGTATTGATAACTATATTCGTATTTTAGAACCGCTTTATTTACGAGTCATTTTCAACTCCCTGTTTTTGGCAGTTAACACAACAATTATTTGTTTAATTGTGGGTTTTCCGGTGGCTTATTGGATTGCTCAAATGTCACCAAAACGCTGGCGAAATTTATTATTATTAGGCTTTATTTTGCCTTTATGGACTTCTTCTTTACTACGTTCTTATGCTTGGATTACTATTCTCCGTCCTACTGGATTATTAAATAGTTTACTTACCAGTATAGGTTTACCAGCTTTGGAATTGTTGAACCGGACTCCAGCAGTTTTAATTGGCATGAGTTACAGTTTATTACCTTACATGGTTTTAGTATTGTATGCTTCTTTAGAAAAATTAGATCGACGTTTATTAGAAGCTGCTGCTGATTTGGGTGCAAACCCAGTACAAACTTTTTTGAGAGTGACAGTACCGCAAGTTTTTCCCGGTATTGCTGCTGGTTCTTTGTTGGTATTGATTACAGCATTGGGAGATTTTATTGATCCAGAATTATTGGGTGGTGCTTCTAGTATGACTGCTGCAAGGTTGGTTTATAATCAGTTTCTTGGTGCTACTCAAAATTGGGGTTTTGGTTCTGCTTTAAGTATGACTTTAATTTTAGTAGTGAGTATTGCGCTCGCCTTGGTGATTAAATTTGGTGAGGTAACACCCCAAAAATAA
- a CDS encoding polyamine ABC transporter substrate-binding protein produces the protein MTRRREFIKKMVLLSSLSLSSCGWRLANVSANNYTGSVSGKSKSDELYLYTWSQYTDQELLSIFTTQTGIKVLADVFDSNDVMLAKFQTGGGARYSVIYPSDYMVQKMVEKKLLAEINHERLIGLENLFPQFQNPTYDPNNRYSLPFNWGTTGFIYNSEKLKTPPEDWEYLWQNQQQLYKRMTLLNDVREVIGATLKMLGYSYNSQNATEIHAAYEKLRSLKPAIAAFDTDAWQNQILAGDLLLAMCYSADGVKISKENPKLKYVIPRSGSSLWTDTIVIPKTAPNIPGAYSWINFLLQPDVAAEISKRLKIATPNRAGFEQLPKEIQNNTSLFPPESILNKCERLTPVGDFEAVYERYWTQLLA, from the coding sequence ATAACCAGGAGAAGGGAATTTATCAAAAAAATGGTGTTGCTTTCTAGCTTGTCTTTAAGTAGTTGTGGCTGGAGATTAGCTAATGTCAGCGCCAATAATTATACTGGTTCAGTTTCTGGGAAAAGTAAAAGTGATGAATTGTATCTATATACATGGAGTCAATATACTGATCAAGAATTACTATCTATCTTTACTACCCAAACCGGCATCAAAGTTTTGGCAGATGTGTTTGATTCTAACGATGTGATGCTGGCTAAATTCCAAACTGGAGGAGGTGCTCGTTATAGCGTTATCTATCCATCTGATTATATGGTACAGAAGATGGTAGAAAAAAAATTATTAGCAGAAATTAATCACGAGCGTTTAATAGGGTTAGAAAATTTATTTCCTCAATTTCAGAATCCTACTTATGACCCGAATAACCGTTATAGTTTACCTTTTAATTGGGGAACAACGGGATTCATCTATAACTCGGAAAAGCTGAAAACTCCCCCTGAAGATTGGGAGTATCTTTGGCAAAATCAACAGCAACTTTATAAGCGAATGACTTTATTAAATGATGTGCGGGAGGTGATAGGAGCAACATTAAAAATGCTCGGTTATTCTTATAATTCGCAAAATGCCACAGAAATTCACGCAGCTTATGAAAAATTGCGGTCATTAAAACCAGCGATCGCTGCTTTTGATACTGATGCTTGGCAAAACCAAATTCTGGCAGGAGATTTATTATTAGCTATGTGTTATTCTGCCGATGGCGTGAAGATATCCAAGGAAAATCCTAAACTTAAATATGTAATTCCTCGCAGTGGTTCTTCTCTCTGGACAGATACTATTGTTATTCCCAAAACAGCGCCTAATATTCCTGGTGCTTATAGTTGGATTAACTTCCTTCTGCAACCTGATGTAGCTGCCGAAATCAGCAAAAGATTGAAAATTGCTACTCCTAATCGTGCAGGATTTGAACAATTACCAAAAGAAATTCAAAATAATACTAGCTTATTTCCTCCTGAATCAATTTTAAACAAATGTGAACGCCTCACTCCTGTAGGTGATTTTGAAGCAGTTTATGAGCGATATTGGACTCAATTACTGGCGTAA
- a CDS encoding ABC transporter ATP-binding protein codes for MAQTVMQTQRGVTNFQPLDVELRNVFKFFNQEPAVHGVDLDVRQGEFFSILGPSGCGKTTILRLIAGFERVDAGKLLIQGKSMTHVPPYQRPVNTVFQSYALFNHLNVWENIAFGLRLKKLSPSEINSRVTEALKLVKMESLRSRFPFQLSGGQQQRVALARALVNRPAVLLLDEPLGALDLKLRKEMQVELCNIHKELGLTFIMVTHDQEEALSLSDRIAVMNQGKIEQVGTPSAIYERPQTAFVADFIGDTNLFSGEITTIDAEYVKVLTKTGFSIVASRTKDTPWELLQAVVLSVRPEKIQISLYHPNLPTNCFEGRLVNVMYLGTHVNYVVELANGINVNVLQPNTFGSLPDRNRPIYIWWAETDCLAISQTSKVNQQ; via the coding sequence ATGGCTCAAACTGTGATGCAAACTCAGAGGGGTGTAACTAATTTTCAGCCACTGGATGTTGAACTGCGGAACGTCTTCAAGTTTTTCAACCAAGAACCAGCAGTACATGGTGTGGACTTAGATGTGAGACAGGGAGAGTTCTTTAGTATTTTAGGACCTTCTGGTTGTGGTAAGACAACCATCTTACGGTTAATTGCTGGCTTTGAAAGAGTTGATGCAGGTAAGTTGTTGATTCAAGGAAAGTCAATGACTCATGTACCTCCTTACCAAAGACCTGTGAATACTGTATTTCAAAGCTATGCTCTGTTTAATCACTTGAATGTGTGGGAAAACATTGCTTTTGGACTGCGGTTAAAAAAATTATCTCCATCAGAAATTAATAGCAGGGTAACGGAAGCTTTAAAACTGGTGAAAATGGAAAGTTTGCGATCGCGCTTTCCTTTTCAGCTTTCTGGTGGTCAACAACAACGAGTTGCTTTAGCTAGAGCTTTGGTTAACCGTCCCGCTGTTTTACTCTTAGATGAACCTTTGGGAGCTTTAGATTTAAAACTGCGGAAGGAAATGCAGGTTGAGTTATGCAACATCCATAAAGAGTTAGGATTGACTTTTATTATGGTGACTCACGATCAGGAGGAAGCACTCAGTTTATCTGATCGAATTGCAGTGATGAATCAGGGCAAAATTGAACAAGTTGGTACTCCTAGCGCCATTTACGAACGTCCGCAAACTGCTTTTGTTGCGGATTTTATTGGTGATACCAATTTATTTAGCGGCGAAATTACTACTATTGATGCCGAGTATGTTAAAGTTTTGACTAAAACCGGATTTTCTATTGTTGCTTCTCGTACAAAAGATACACCCTGGGAATTATTACAGGCGGTAGTTTTAAGTGTGCGTCCTGAGAAAATTCAGATTTCCCTTTATCATCCCAATCTACCCACAAACTGCTTTGAAGGTCGGTTAGTTAATGTTATGTATTTGGGTACTCATGTTAATTATGTCGTGGAATTAGCCAATGGCATTAATGTTAATGTTTTACAACCTAACACCTTTGGTAGTTTACCGGACAGGAACAGACCTATTTACATTTGGTGGGCAGAAACTGACTGTTTAGCTATTAGTCAAACATCAAAGGTGAATCAACAATAA
- the mrdA gene encoding penicillin-binding protein 2: MAILPPLLSNQKNTRTVGRGSQSLFLILFTLLMTSGIGARLAYLQIVEGPKLRQRAESNRIRMIPKQPERGNIFDRNGKLLATTRYPHSVHLWPMAHTKPSWSVVGSRLSQILDIPQEEMEQKLEKAGANSSSLIRIARDLNEAQVTALKEYENELPNVEINTEAVRYYPDGRQLAHILGYTRELTAEQLKKRKSEGYRLGDVIGQMGVEKAYEKTLRGEWGGQQVEVDGAGRPLRVLGEKQAKAGNDLHLTIDLDIQKAAEKALGRRNGAIVALNPNNGEVLAMVSHPTFDPNIFSKQRLSQKDWESVQGEEHPLVNRALSAFPPASTFKIVTNTAGIESGKFSPNVILPTYPYLVIGGTRFGEWNHAGFGPLGFVGAMQWSSDTFFYQIGKGIGGPTLIEWTRKYGFGEKTGFDFVTEEAKGLVPDDNWKRKAWKMPWTIGDTINMTIGQGALLTTPLQVAVMFAVPANGGYRVQPHLLKDDGDAKKWRESLNMKPVTIKVLREGLRKVVSEGTGKVLNQPTLPPVAGKSGTAEAWNRRGIKQNHAWFGAYAPADKPEILVVAFGEHSGGGGGSVAAPMILEIMEDYFARKYPGKYKKGNR; this comes from the coding sequence ATGGCTATATTACCACCACTACTGAGTAATCAAAAAAATACTCGCACAGTTGGGCGCGGTTCCCAGTCACTATTCTTAATACTATTCACTTTGCTGATGACATCGGGAATAGGCGCTCGTTTAGCTTATTTACAAATCGTTGAAGGTCCAAAACTCCGGCAAAGGGCAGAGTCTAACCGGATTCGCATGATTCCCAAACAACCGGAAAGAGGCAACATTTTTGACCGTAATGGCAAACTGTTAGCTACTACTCGTTATCCTCACTCTGTTCACCTGTGGCCAATGGCACATACCAAGCCCTCCTGGTCAGTTGTCGGTTCGCGTCTGTCCCAAATCCTCGATATTCCGCAAGAGGAAATGGAACAGAAACTAGAAAAAGCTGGAGCTAATTCTTCTTCTCTGATTCGTATTGCTCGTGACTTAAATGAAGCCCAAGTCACAGCCTTAAAGGAATATGAAAACGAGCTACCAAATGTGGAAATAAATACGGAAGCAGTACGTTATTATCCTGATGGTAGACAATTAGCGCATATACTTGGCTATACCCGCGAACTCACAGCAGAACAGCTAAAAAAACGCAAATCAGAAGGCTATCGTCTCGGTGATGTCATTGGCCAAATGGGTGTAGAAAAAGCTTATGAAAAAACCCTTAGAGGTGAATGGGGTGGTCAGCAGGTAGAAGTCGATGGTGCTGGCAGACCGCTGCGAGTATTGGGAGAAAAACAGGCAAAAGCTGGTAACGATTTACACTTAACTATAGATTTAGATATCCAAAAAGCAGCGGAAAAAGCTTTAGGTAGACGTAATGGGGCAATCGTAGCACTTAACCCTAACAACGGTGAAGTTTTAGCGATGGTATCCCATCCTACTTTTGACCCGAATATTTTTTCTAAACAAAGACTTTCTCAAAAAGATTGGGAAAGCGTGCAAGGTGAAGAACATCCTTTAGTAAATCGGGCTTTAAGTGCTTTTCCCCCAGCTAGTACCTTTAAAATTGTCACTAACACAGCAGGTATAGAATCAGGTAAATTTTCTCCTAATGTGATTCTACCAACCTATCCTTATTTGGTTATCGGTGGCACAAGATTTGGTGAATGGAATCATGCGGGATTTGGTCCATTAGGTTTTGTAGGCGCAATGCAATGGAGTAGTGATACTTTCTTTTATCAAATTGGTAAAGGTATCGGTGGTCCTACTTTGATTGAATGGACTCGTAAATATGGCTTTGGTGAAAAAACTGGTTTTGATTTTGTCACAGAAGAAGCAAAAGGTTTAGTTCCTGATGACAACTGGAAGCGCAAAGCCTGGAAAATGCCTTGGACTATAGGCGACACTATTAATATGACTATTGGCCAAGGTGCTTTATTGACTACACCTCTACAAGTGGCTGTAATGTTTGCTGTACCGGCTAATGGTGGTTATCGAGTCCAGCCACATCTGCTTAAAGACGATGGAGACGCAAAAAAATGGCGCGAATCTCTGAATATGAAACCAGTAACTATTAAAGTTCTTCGTGAGGGATTGCGAAAAGTTGTATCTGAGGGTACGGGTAAAGTTTTGAATCAACCAACTCTTCCCCCAGTAGCCGGTAAAAGTGGTACAGCAGAAGCTTGGAATCGTCGTGGAATCAAACAAAATCATGCTTGGTTTGGTGCTTATGCACCTGCTGATAAACCAGAAATCTTGGTTGTGGCTTTTGGAGAACATTCTGGTGGTGGTGGTGGTAGTGTGGCCGCACCAATGATTTTAGAAATTATGGAGGATTATTTTGCCCGCAAGTATCCAGGGAAGTATAAAAAAGGTAATAGGTAA
- a CDS encoding WG repeat-containing protein yields the protein MEIRGIWITVTDSNVLDKRENIQEAMEFLAKTGFNVVFPVVWNNGLTIYRSQVMKKLINIEINPRFDGEDKKRDPLQEIIEEAKKVDIAVIPWFEYGFMSSHVAKRSKFNIIANEKDWVARDIFNNELIKNEFCWLNSLDIQVQEFILSLFLEVIKKYEIAGIQGDDHFIALPSEGGYDAKTLARYQQEFQPQPPNNFKDPDWLKWRADILSHFFNRFHREIIKVNPDLIISMSPSVFRWGYENYLQDSVTWVNWRLVDLIHPQVYREDIKAYQSEITRISQSQFTQEQLSQLIPGITIYRKKPYYMVKPEELITVIETNRQLGIQGEVLFFYEGLKQNDELLAKRLQSTVYSQAPGKFDIREIKSKNSIFTQQRLNPYNYINLSTNKEIDPDPQFSLNLFDKIEAFSQGIAAVRIGEKWGYIDKQGKLIGRIEYDSAAPFYEGSAVVKLKDKYGFIDMNGNLITDIKFDDARSFSENMAAVKVGNFWGYVAKTIDEKGQFTIPAKFVEAKSFSHNLAAVKIPETNKWGYIDNSNRTIISFNFDDADSFANGVAAVKVSNQWGYINQTGYFVIQPQFEEVGIFAEGLAPAKINGKWGYINKLAEFIIYPEFDFAKPFSQGLALVNVGGKWGYISR from the coding sequence ATGGAAATTCGCGGTATTTGGATCACGGTTACAGACAGTAATGTGTTAGACAAAAGAGAAAATATCCAAGAAGCAATGGAATTTCTCGCCAAAACAGGATTTAACGTTGTTTTTCCCGTTGTTTGGAATAACGGTTTAACCATCTATCGTAGTCAAGTAATGAAAAAACTAATAAACATAGAAATCAATCCTCGCTTTGATGGTGAAGATAAAAAGCGAGATCCTTTACAAGAAATAATTGAAGAAGCCAAAAAAGTTGACATCGCGGTTATTCCTTGGTTTGAATACGGTTTTATGAGTTCTCATGTAGCCAAGAGATCCAAATTTAACATTATTGCAAACGAAAAAGATTGGGTTGCTCGTGATATATTTAACAATGAGCTAATTAAAAATGAATTTTGCTGGTTAAATTCCCTAGATATTCAAGTTCAAGAATTTATATTAAGTTTATTTTTAGAAGTTATCAAAAAATATGAGATTGCTGGGATTCAAGGAGATGATCACTTCATTGCTTTACCCAGTGAAGGCGGTTATGATGCTAAAACTCTTGCACGTTATCAACAAGAATTTCAGCCTCAACCTCCAAACAACTTTAAAGATCCTGATTGGTTAAAATGGAGAGCAGATATTTTATCCCATTTTTTCAATCGTTTTCACAGAGAAATAATTAAAGTAAATCCCGATTTAATCATTTCCATGTCTCCAAGTGTTTTCCGTTGGGGTTATGAAAACTATTTACAAGATTCAGTCACCTGGGTTAACTGGCGATTAGTAGATTTAATTCATCCCCAAGTTTATAGAGAAGATATTAAAGCTTATCAATCGGAAATTACCCGAATTTCTCAATCACAATTTACCCAAGAACAACTATCACAACTAATTCCAGGTATTACTATTTATAGAAAAAAACCATATTATATGGTTAAACCAGAAGAATTAATTACAGTCATAGAAACTAACAGACAACTTGGTATTCAAGGGGAAGTTTTATTTTTCTATGAAGGTTTAAAGCAAAATGATGAGCTTTTAGCTAAAAGACTGCAATCTACTGTTTATTCTCAAGCGCCAGGAAAATTTGACATCAGAGAAATTAAAAGTAAAAATAGCATTTTTACCCAACAAAGACTAAATCCCTATAACTACATCAATCTATCTACTAATAAAGAAATTGATCCAGATCCCCAGTTTTCATTAAATTTATTTGATAAAATTGAGGCTTTTTCTCAAGGTATAGCCGCAGTCAGAATTGGTGAAAAATGGGGTTATATTGATAAACAAGGTAAGCTAATAGGGCGCATTGAATATGATAGTGCTGCACCATTTTATGAAGGATCAGCAGTAGTCAAACTTAAAGATAAATACGGTTTTATTGATATGAATGGCAACCTTATTACAGATATCAAATTTGATGACGCAAGATCCTTTTCTGAAAACATGGCAGCCGTCAAAGTGGGGAATTTTTGGGGATATGTAGCCAAAACAATTGATGAAAAAGGACAATTTACAATTCCTGCAAAATTTGTAGAAGCCAAATCATTTTCTCACAATCTAGCAGCAGTCAAAATACCAGAAACGAATAAATGGGGATATATTGATAATAGTAATAGAACTATCATTTCCTTTAATTTTGATGATGCCGATAGTTTTGCAAATGGTGTAGCCGCAGTGAAAGTTAGTAATCAATGGGGATATATTAATCAAACTGGTTACTTTGTGATCCAGCCACAATTTGAAGAAGTGGGTATTTTTGCAGAAGGATTAGCACCTGCAAAAATTAACGGTAAATGGGGATATATTAATAAATTGGCTGAGTTTATAATTTACCCAGAATTTGATTTTGCAAAACCTTTTTCTCAGGGTTTAGCATTAGTGAATGTGGGTGGTAAATGGGGATATATTAGTAGGTGA
- a CDS encoding S-layer homology domain-containing protein has protein sequence MFTDIENHWAKASILTAAAKNILKGYPDGTFRPDAPVTRAEFAAIVYTGLPKNPSSRPAIKFTDVPVNHWAVNAIASAYQTGYLSGYPNRTFKPNQAIPRVQALTALVSGLGYQVTGDAIATLKKYYNDFGQIPSYAINAIAAATQKRIVVNYPDIQRLQPNINATRGEIAAFICQVLEISTVPYKYIPGLELFVIPPQFDTADPFVAELARVQKDNQWGYIDKTGKFIIPPTLKEANTFSEGLALFRNQ, from the coding sequence ATGTTCACAGATATAGAAAACCACTGGGCAAAAGCATCTATTCTTACTGCTGCGGCAAAAAATATCCTCAAAGGTTATCCAGATGGCACATTTCGCCCCGATGCACCTGTTACCCGTGCGGAATTTGCAGCCATTGTGTATACAGGTTTACCCAAAAATCCCTCATCTCGCCCAGCAATTAAATTTACAGATGTACCCGTTAATCATTGGGCGGTAAATGCGATCGCCTCAGCATATCAAACAGGTTATCTCTCAGGATATCCCAATCGTACCTTTAAACCTAATCAAGCAATTCCCCGTGTACAAGCTTTAACAGCTTTAGTTTCCGGGTTAGGTTATCAAGTTACAGGAGATGCGATCGCCACCTTAAAAAAATATTACAATGATTTTGGACAAATTCCTAGTTATGCTATAAATGCGATCGCTGCTGCCACACAAAAACGCATCGTTGTTAACTACCCAGACATCCAACGTTTACAACCCAACATCAACGCCACCAGAGGCGAAATAGCAGCCTTTATTTGTCAAGTATTAGAAATTTCTACTGTACCTTACAAATATATTCCCGGTTTAGAATTATTTGTGATTCCCCCACAATTTGATACCGCCGATCCTTTTGTGGCAGAATTAGCAAGAGTACAGAAAGATAATCAATGGGGTTATATCGACAAAACCGGAAAATTTATCATTCCTCCAACACTAAAAGAAGCAAATACTTTTTCTGAAGGATTAGCATTATTTAGGAATCAGTAA
- a CDS encoding DUF29 domain-containing protein yields the protein MNNSLYEQDFVLWTEQQAKTIQNQALDAIDWVHIQEEISALGRSEKQALQNRLEVLLEHLLKRCYVNSVYDNRGWELTIKEQRKQIRRLVKVSPSLKNYFTEIFPETWEDALSDVQDIYPSIVFPENCPFPEDIDSLLTDAFWEK from the coding sequence ATGAATAATTCACTCTATGAACAGGATTTTGTTCTCTGGACAGAACAACAAGCAAAAACTATTCAAAATCAGGCTTTAGATGCCATTGACTGGGTGCATATTCAAGAGGAGATATCGGCCTTGGGGCGTAGTGAAAAACAAGCATTACAAAATCGCTTAGAAGTTTTACTAGAACATTTATTAAAACGGTGTTATGTAAATAGTGTTTATGATAATCGTGGTTGGGAATTAACCATTAAGGAACAAAGAAAGCAAATTCGACGTTTAGTAAAAGTCTCACCCAGTTTAAAAAACTATTTTACAGAAATTTTCCCAGAAACATGGGAAGATGCTTTATCAGATGTTCAAGATATCTATCCCAGTATTGTTTTTCCTGAAAACTGTCCTTTTCCCGAAGATATAGATAGTTTATTAACTGATGCTTTTTGGGAAAAATAA
- a CDS encoding M15 family metallopeptidase, with amino-acid sequence MKNAGFPGKPQNSSPSPGDDIPAALRDTPDSGSQMRVQPLVLMIGGIVGFVVMAVGSGFLFFITAPKNNADSQSTPVVSTPTPIKTPAANNDVVLGHLAYPEAPESELLPITADGRIRLRQAAAQRFQAMAQAARSAGVILVPISGFRSVKEQEQLFFTIGAQRNQTPAERAALSAPPGHSEHHTGYAVDIGDGAVPATNLQTTFENTKAYQWLEANAARFGFELSFPQDNTQGVSYEPWHWRFVGDRHSLETFYKARNVKPVQ; translated from the coding sequence TTGAAAAACGCTGGATTTCCAGGAAAACCCCAAAACTCATCACCATCACCAGGTGATGATATTCCAGCAGCTTTGCGCGATACTCCTGATAGTGGATCTCAGATGCGCGTACAACCGCTAGTTTTAATGATTGGGGGAATAGTCGGATTTGTGGTGATGGCTGTAGGTAGTGGTTTTTTATTTTTTATTACAGCACCTAAAAATAATGCTGATTCTCAATCAACACCTGTTGTTTCTACACCTACACCAATAAAAACTCCAGCAGCTAACAATGATGTAGTGTTGGGACATTTGGCTTATCCTGAAGCACCAGAGTCAGAATTGTTACCAATTACAGCCGATGGACGGATTAGATTGCGACAAGCGGCCGCCCAAAGATTTCAAGCGATGGCACAAGCAGCACGCAGCGCGGGTGTAATTTTAGTGCCTATTTCTGGTTTTCGTTCCGTGAAAGAACAGGAACAGTTATTTTTTACTATTGGCGCTCAACGTAATCAAACCCCCGCCGAAAGAGCAGCACTGAGCGCCCCTCCAGGTCATAGTGAACATCATACTGGCTATGCCGTAGATATAGGAGATGGGGCAGTACCAGCAACAAATTTACAAACTACTTTTGAAAATACCAAAGCCTATCAATGGTTAGAAGCTAACGCTGCTCGTTTTGGTTTTGAGTTGTCCTTTCCTCAAGATAATACTCAAGGTGTGAGTTATGAACCTTGGCATTGGAGGTTTGTAGGCGATCGCCATAGTTTAGAAACTTTCTACAAAGCCAGAAATGTCAAACCTGTACAGTAG
- a CDS encoding AEC family transporter — protein sequence MINLLELYVKLVGLVLVGVILGRKLPAIFPTRLGQFLFWVGVPISIVAFLRQTDLSGQIWIAPAIAYLAILLGAFLAWLVIKGQAYLTNSHPPASTQGSLILASMVGNTGYLGFPITLAMVGKEYFAWALFYDLLGTLFGAYGLGVLLAARFSNNAQNHQQMTKAILINPALWSFGFGLLFRQVSIPPLIEFSLNTLAWLALALSLILIGMRLARLDSWYKLKPATISIFIKMLLVPLVLGSSLRFFGVTGEAAQVVVLQMAMPPAFATVVLAETFDLDRDLAVTTLAVGVMVLLVTLPVWLWLF from the coding sequence TTGATAAATCTCTTAGAACTATACGTCAAATTGGTAGGATTAGTCCTAGTGGGAGTTATCCTGGGACGCAAATTACCTGCCATATTTCCTACTCGTTTAGGTCAATTTCTGTTTTGGGTAGGAGTACCGATCAGTATTGTTGCTTTTTTACGGCAAACCGACTTATCAGGACAGATTTGGATTGCTCCTGCGATCGCCTATTTGGCCATTTTACTAGGAGCATTTTTAGCCTGGTTGGTGATCAAAGGTCAAGCCTATTTGACAAATTCTCACCCCCCAGCGTCAACCCAAGGTAGTTTAATTCTAGCCTCAATGGTAGGTAACACAGGTTATCTGGGCTTTCCTATCACTTTAGCAATGGTCGGCAAAGAATACTTTGCCTGGGCTTTATTTTACGACTTATTAGGGACTCTATTTGGTGCTTATGGTTTAGGTGTGTTACTAGCAGCCCGTTTTAGCAACAACGCCCAAAATCATCAACAAATGACTAAAGCCATATTAATCAATCCTGCCCTGTGGAGTTTTGGTTTTGGGTTATTATTTCGCCAAGTTAGTATTCCGCCACTGATAGAATTTAGTTTAAATACATTAGCTTGGTTAGCTTTAGCACTATCCTTGATTTTAATTGGGATGAGGTTGGCGCGGCTTGATTCTTGGTACAAACTCAAACCAGCAACAATCAGTATTTTTATCAAAATGCTATTAGTACCTTTGGTTTTGGGTAGTAGTTTACGGTTTTTTGGTGTAACTGGAGAAGCAGCACAGGTAGTAGTTTTGCAAATGGCCATGCCTCCGGCTTTTGCTACCGTGGTATTAGCGGAAACCTTTGATTTAGATCGTGATTTGGCTGTGACTACTTTAGCAGTGGGCGTTATGGTATTGTTGGTTACTTTGCCTGTTTGGTTGTGGTTGTTTTGA
- a CDS encoding DUF29 domain-containing protein yields the protein MNINTNLQALYEIDENLWLEETITLLKEKRFQDLDLNNLIEELEALGRRDKNAVASLLEQIIRHLLLLHYWTEENEINGNHWQTEIIGFRNQIERLLTNNLQNYLNSELEKIYRSALKYVKQKTRFKIDFPESCPYTLEQILDEIYL from the coding sequence ATGAACATTAACACAAATTTACAAGCTTTATATGAAATAGATGAAAATTTATGGTTAGAAGAAACAATTACTTTACTCAAAGAAAAACGCTTTCAAGATTTAGACTTAAATAATTTAATTGAGGAGTTAGAAGCTTTGGGTAGAAGAGATAAAAATGCTGTTGCTAGTTTATTAGAACAAATAATCAGACATCTTTTATTATTACACTATTGGACAGAAGAAAATGAAATAAATGGTAATCATTGGCAAACAGAAATTATTGGTTTTCGTAACCAAATAGAGAGATTATTAACCAATAATTTACAAAATTATCTCAATAGTGAATTAGAAAAAATTTATAGAAGTGCTTTAAAATATGTTAAGCAGAAAACTAGATTTAAAATAGATTTCCCCGAGTCTTGTCCTTATACTTTAGAACAAATTTTAGATGAAATTTATTTATAA